The following coding sequences lie in one Candidatus Neomarinimicrobiota bacterium genomic window:
- a CDS encoding transglutaminase family protein, translating into MRRSAIRPLCKIKVNITIALLGVIAMACSSQLRQDHMVLIEQGEFSRARAVIQDRLQNDPDLTPLLRLELQFEIERLDRIEQDFTVTEEEVTSYIKTVIPDVTAADLQRWEESKALEYMIIDDEKRYFARAGRNLFRIDHDAKAQWEAKHKDEQTTTATAAKLELDKHDLKVIGAAISTGQRYVEPVRLRIKQAVTVAENANTAGEIIRCWIPFPREIPGRQDNIRLIATEPEQHLVADNNTHLQRTVYFEKSAQTDTKTRFEVQYEYTSHGTYVLIDLSRVLPVDIIPELAPYIQEEPPHIVFTAELKKLSREIVGKETNPYLIARKLFAWVDTNIPWASAREYSTIRNISAYCYENMHGDCGIQTLLFITLCRMNAIPARWQSGWEFKPPDDSMHDWGMIYFAPYGWLPMDVTYGIRKTEDDRLKWFYVSGMDSYRLIFNDAYSQAFYPAKIHPRSETVDSQRGEVEWRGGNLYFDQWDWEFEWQVLD; encoded by the coding sequence ATGAGACGATCAGCCATCCGTCCCTTATGCAAAATAAAGGTTAATATCACCATCGCTTTGCTGGGGGTGATCGCTATGGCTTGTTCCAGCCAACTACGTCAGGATCATATGGTCCTGATTGAGCAGGGGGAATTCAGCCGCGCACGCGCCGTCATTCAAGATCGGCTGCAAAATGATCCCGACCTCACCCCGCTCCTGAGGTTGGAGCTCCAATTCGAAATCGAGCGCCTGGACCGCATCGAGCAGGATTTTACCGTAACCGAAGAGGAGGTTACCTCTTACATCAAAACCGTGATTCCCGACGTGACTGCGGCTGACCTGCAGCGTTGGGAAGAGTCCAAAGCACTGGAATACATGATTATCGACGATGAGAAACGCTATTTTGCCCGTGCTGGCCGTAATCTTTTCCGGATCGATCATGACGCCAAAGCCCAGTGGGAAGCAAAACACAAGGATGAGCAGACGACCACTGCCACAGCTGCCAAGCTGGAGTTGGACAAGCATGATCTGAAGGTTATCGGGGCCGCCATTAGCACCGGGCAACGTTATGTTGAACCTGTACGCCTGCGAATCAAGCAAGCGGTAACTGTCGCTGAGAATGCTAACACGGCGGGTGAAATCATCCGTTGCTGGATCCCCTTTCCTCGTGAAATCCCGGGGCGGCAAGATAATATCCGCCTTATCGCCACCGAGCCCGAACAACATCTCGTCGCCGATAATAACACCCATCTCCAACGAACGGTTTATTTCGAAAAGTCCGCCCAGACCGACACGAAAACGCGATTTGAGGTGCAGTACGAATATACTTCCCATGGTACCTATGTCCTCATCGACCTATCCCGGGTGCTGCCGGTGGATATAATCCCGGAGTTGGCCCCCTACATCCAGGAGGAACCGCCCCACATTGTCTTCACTGCGGAGCTGAAGAAACTGTCCCGGGAAATCGTGGGCAAAGAAACGAATCCTTATCTGATTGCCCGCAAGTTGTTTGCATGGGTGGATACCAATATTCCCTGGGCTTCAGCGCGCGAATATTCCACCATCCGGAATATCAGCGCTTACTGCTATGAGAATATGCACGGGGACTGCGGCATCCAGACCCTTCTATTCATCACCCTGTGCCGGATGAATGCTATTCCCGCTCGCTGGCAATCGGGCTGGGAGTTCAAGCCACCGGACGACAGCATGCATGACTGGGGCATGATCTATTTCGCGCCTTACGGTTGGTTACCCATGGATGTCACCTACGGAATCCGCAAGACCGAGGATGACCGCTTGAAATGGTTTTATGTGAGCGGCATGGACAGCTACCGGCTGATTTTCAACGATGCCTATTCACAAGCCTTCTATCCGGCAAAAATCCACCCCCGCTCGGAGACGGTAGATTCGCAACGCGGCGAGGTTGAGTGGCGCGGCGGAAACCTTTACTTTGACCAGTGGGACTGGGAATTTGAATGGCAGGTGCTGGACTAG
- a CDS encoding exopolyphosphatase — translation MRVVYRGDLDGTVCAAMLMYIGLCDDSLQAHPKNMQDRKVDVTDQDILCNLPYHPSCHMWFDHHSSELERKDFPADFKGAIEIAPSTAGLVYKYFLPEHPELKTFEQIVYETDRLDSADLTLEQVKNPTGAILLGFLLDPRTGLGLSRDFRISNFQWGSQLPELLTKHSIDEILALPDTRERTQRYNDMQTVAAEFYLANSRLDGNVIVTDVRGKSIPPANRFLIYTLPGLEKGNISVRIADGKKGEFNSIAVAHSIFNRTSTVDSGELCKKYGGGGHRGAATCQPSIEESDRILTEIIATCKE, via the coding sequence ATGCGAGTCGTTTATCGTGGAGATCTGGACGGCACCGTGTGTGCGGCCATGCTGATGTATATTGGGCTGTGTGACGACTCACTCCAGGCCCATCCCAAGAATATGCAGGACCGGAAAGTGGACGTTACCGATCAGGATATCCTATGCAACCTGCCTTACCATCCCAGTTGCCATATGTGGTTTGATCACCACTCCAGCGAGCTGGAGCGGAAAGATTTCCCCGCTGATTTCAAAGGCGCCATAGAAATAGCGCCCAGTACCGCAGGCCTGGTTTATAAGTACTTCCTACCTGAACATCCCGAATTGAAAACTTTCGAACAGATTGTGTATGAGACTGATCGCCTGGATAGTGCCGACCTGACGCTAGAGCAGGTTAAAAATCCAACCGGAGCCATTTTGCTAGGTTTTTTGCTTGATCCTCGTACCGGTCTGGGATTAAGCCGTGATTTTCGCATCAGCAATTTTCAATGGGGTTCGCAACTGCCGGAGCTGCTTACGAAGCACTCGATTGATGAAATTCTGGCCCTGCCTGATACCCGGGAAAGGACTCAGCGGTACAACGACATGCAGACGGTTGCCGCCGAATTCTACCTGGCCAATTCCAGGCTGGATGGAAATGTGATCGTCACGGATGTGCGCGGGAAATCCATACCACCGGCGAATCGCTTCCTGATCTATACCTTGCCGGGCCTGGAGAAGGGCAACATTTCGGTACGGATCGCCGATGGGAAAAAGGGCGAGTTTAATTCGATCGCCGTCGCTCATTCCATCTTCAATCGAACCTCCACTGTCGACAGTGGGGAGCTGTGTAAGAAGTATGGCGGCGGTGGCCACCGGGGGGCGGCGACCTGTCAGCCGTCGATTGAAGAAAGCGACCGGATTCTCACGGAAATTATCGCTACCTGCAAAGAGTGA